A genome region from Glycine max cultivar Williams 82 chromosome 5, Glycine_max_v4.0, whole genome shotgun sequence includes the following:
- the LOC100776029 gene encoding dirigent protein, which produces MELTTRLVSVILFLLVIRVGCSASPHHWRKKRVGEPCKKLVFYFHDIIYNGHNGKNATSAIVGTPAWGNRTILAGHNHFGDVVVFDDPITLDNNLHSPPVGRAQGFYIYDKKDIFTAWLGFSFVFNSTQLRGTINFAGADPLMNKTRDISVIGGTGDFFMTRGVATLSTDAFEGEVYFRLRADINLFECW; this is translated from the coding sequence atggAGCTCACGACGAGGCTCGTTTCGGTTATCTTGTTCTTGCTAGTGATCAGGGTGGGATGTTCCGCTTCTCCACACCattggagaaaaaaaagggtTGGCGAACCGTGCAAGAAGTTGGTGTTTTACTTCCACGACATAATTTACAACGGTCACAACGGCAAGAATGCGACTTCGGCAATTGTGGGCACACCCGCATGGGGCAACAGGACCATACTAGCGGGGCATAACCACTTCGGTGACGTGGTTGTGTTCGATGACCCCATCACCTTGGACAACAACTTGCACTCGCCACCGGTTGGACGTGCCCAAGGGTTCTACATTTACGATAAGAAGGACATTTTCACCGCTTGGCTTggcttctcctttgtcttcaaCTCTACCCAGCTTAGGGGTACCATTAACTTCGCCGGTGCTGACCCTCTGATGAATAAGACCAGGGACATTTCGGTAATTGGAGGGACTGGTGACTTCTTCATGACTAGGGGTGTGGCCACTCTCTCTACGGATGCATTTGAAGGGGAAGTTTATTTCAGGCTTCGTGCGGATATTAACTTGTTCGAATGTTGGTGA
- the LOC100820390 gene encoding uncharacterized protein LOC100820390 — protein sequence MGSCSVDRLEVFEVGPCKDGYQMGLLIGQRFSETIRSRVASDLILQNQLRPFAHSPHSQSLLKPLFYNNQTKFPRYWDELLGTAAGSGVPFLDILLINLRKEILAFIQKEGAKSANSDTSDDCSDVLVVSESMAIAAHNEDANVALVGHTYIIKGILPDGLFFVGYTYAGELPSCAFGFNSHGLAFTLDSVPPAEDEIVAGGIGRNFISRDLLEATSMDDAMNRIKSSEISVGHSYNLFETSTRRIVNVETASRKRISVYEVGNTPFFHANMYLHLPINQVQDENSISRHKRAAVLTKESKGDFLSLLGDMDDKKYPIYMTGPLLHTLCTALIDLDKQTLSIIEGNPKKGDVSHVFSIAPQKSP from the exons ATGGGAAGCTGCAGTGTGGATAGGCTTGAGGTGTTCGAAGTTGGACCATGCAAAGATGGTTACCAAATGGGTCTCTTAATTGGCCAAAGATTCTCCGAAACCATAAGGAGTAGAGTGGCCTCAGACCTCATTCTACAAAACCAGCTTCGACCCTTTGCCCACTCCCCTCATTCACAGTCACTTCTCAAACcacttttttataacaatcaaACCAAATTCCCAAGGTATTGGGATGAACTTTTGGGGACAGCAGCAGGAAGCGGTGTGCCATTTCTTGAT ATATTGCTTATCAACTTAAGGAAGGAGATTCTGGCGTTTATTCAAAAAGAAGGAGCAAAAAGTGCCAACTCCGATACCTCGGATGATTGCTCCGATGTTCTTGTTGTCAGTGAATCTATGGCTATTGCGGCGCACAACGAAGATGCAAATGTTGCCCTTGTTGGCCACAC CTACATAATCAAAGGAATCTTGCCGGATGGACTCTTCTTTGTAGGTTATACATATGCCGGGGAGCTTCCAAGCTGTGCATTTGGGTTCAATAGCCATGGACTG GCATTCACTCTGGATTCTGTACCCCCCGCTGAAGATGAGATTGTGGCTGGTGGCATTGGGCGCAACTTCATTTCGCGAGACCTTCTTGAAGCTACAAGCATGGATGATGCAATGAAT AGGATCAAATCGTCAGAAATTTCTGTGGGGCATTCTTATAACTTGTTTGAAACAAGCACGCGCAGGATTGTTAATGTTGAAACCGCATCTAGGAAGCGGATTTCAGTTTATGAAGTGGGGAATACACCTTTCTTCCATGCAAACATGTACCTCCACCTACCGATTAATCAG GTACAAGATGAGAATTCAATCAGCAGACATAAAAGGGCAGCTGTCTtgacaaaagaatcaaaagggGATTTCCTGTCACTTCTAGGAGATATGGATGACAAAAAATACCCTATCTACATGACTG GTCCATTACTTCACACCCTTTGTACTGCCCTTATCGATCTGGACAAACAGACACTATCAATTATTGAAGGGAATCCAAAAAAAGGAGATGTTTCACATGTTTTCTCTATCGCCCCTCAAAAGTCACCATGA